CCAGAATCAAGAATTCAAAGAAAATTGATCATAGTTTTTACTCGATTGTCAGTTGCTATagaaaagaggaaagaaagaaaacAGAACGGAAACAGAGTTTCAcacacaaaaagaaaagaaaaaaaaaaggattattaTCAGTGAAAGGGGATGGAGGACTAAAAAGGATAAGAACAGAAGGCGTGAATTGGAATTATTAGAGAATTCAGAGATAAAAGTAGAAGTACCAAACTAGATCCTAAACGCTTCAACCTTTGGACAAAAAAATTCCCGTCCTTAGAATCTTCAATCTTCATCTTTTTGAACTTGTTTTGTGGCCCCTTAAACCCCATATCTTAGCAAAAAGCCTAACAACCCACATCCAACCAAAAACGGCAGCCCCGCCACCGTGGGTCGGTCAGCACCGCCAAAATCATTGTCAATAGGGTACAAGTTCCCCGGTGGACCAGTTATGTAGATGAATGATGCTGGAGGCGGAGGGCAGTAGCTTGATGGCGGTTTCTTTGGAGTAGGAGGTGGCAAAGCTGGAGGTGGCAAAGCTGGCGGAGGAGGACACGGTGATGGTGGCGGTGGTGGTGGAGGGCTTGAAGTACAGGGAGCACACTTCTGATCAGTCGGGGCGGGGACGGTGTTCTCATCAAGCTTTCTTGAATCCAGGGCTTGAATTGGCGGAGTAGCAGCAatcaaaagaaagaaatttagtaGCATCAAGAAGTCTAACAATCTCATTTTTAGCAATCGTATTGAGGGCAGAATAGATCGATGAaggttgaaaataaattgaacaaattgttgttctaGTTTCTTGGCTGTGTGGGTAATATTGTGGATTTATCACTTGGCGGAGCGTCTTGAAAGAGAAGGGTGTGAGTATGACAAATGAGCGAATTAGGTGCGCGTACACTGTCGAGGGCTTAAATGGGTGTGTTTTTCTgggttatttaatttttatttttggaaGGCAAAGTTGAGGGAGTGAAGACTTGTCTACGTGACTTATGCTTAATTTTTTTGATATGCTAGGGTGTTATGCCTTCTTTCATAAGGAAATTCTAATGCATGTGGATGTTCCAAATTTGGGTCCCCACCATCTTAATTTAAAACCATTTGATCCTTTAGATTTACACATATGGATGCGTATTTTTATGATCAAATAATCATTGTATTTTTATGTGTATCTATCGAAAGAACTACTATATAATTGTATGTATAATTTTAAGGCTCTTCTAACATCACTTCATGAGTACCAATAACATATTAGTTGAATGGTATAATGTAATTGAATCAAGCCACTCAAATTCTTTAAGAATTTATAATCCTGATGAACAATCCAGTTAAATAATCCTGACGAACATCTAATTgatgaattctttttttttttttttggttttgaaaacgttttaatttaataataaagtcttgaatattttttttataagattGCAACATTAAATAGCTAAGAGACTACTATAGAATTAATTTCCAATACAAATACACAACTAATATATGAGAAAATCTAATTTATTTTCTCAATGAATATCTTCATTATAAAATAAAGAATTTAACTtgttataaaatattaatggCAACAATAGTTTAATAataactgtatatatatattaaacttaGGTGAACTaagtataattaaaaaaaatttgattaTTGAGTGAAATTTCTGACCAAATGTTAGGAGTACGTACTCTCAAAAATCTATTTAGAGGTAATGGAGGCACCAGGAATGCATATCAAGTCCTATTATTCATCATAATTTAAGTGTGATGACAAATTTATGTTACAAGACTTTATTACTGaaatattttatcaattatcttaatttaaataaaatttaataggtGCAATAGATATAATATTGTATATGTAAAGTGTAAAATAATCTACTCTCTCATTTTGGAAATCAGATCATGGAAATCTCATCGTATGtataaaatgattaataaaattaaCCTTACCATGCAACCATGCCACTTCAAACTGGAAAGAAATAGAATCAAGTGGGGCAGGCTTATAGTAGCAGTTAGCAAGCTGTGTGCATAAGAGAATCCTATACCTTTTAATAATAGACCCCAttccactatatatatatatatatatatatatatatatatatatatatatagattcatAGTGAATTAAATGTATAAATTAACCAAATTAACAACTTTCCTAAAGAAACAGAATTTTAGACAGCCTATACTAAGATTAATTTTTTCTACTTTCCACATTTAGTGAAAATTCTAAGATATGCACATGATTATTGTAAGgggaaaaattattaataattaggaCCAAATCTCGTTTACAGCGCAGAACTACATATTAGATTACTTTCGAGCAGTAATAATTGGTACCAGGATAATTTGAATTGATTGGAACAGGAATTAATTCTGAAAGGAATACCACTGGGTTGATTTGCCTTCCAGTTCCAGTGGTTTATCTGAGGTCATCATCAATTGGGggaaatttatatcaaaaattttagaaaaaagaaaagagaaggatACTGCTGCGAAGACTCTGGGTTGAAGAAAATGGGATAAAAGGTTATGAACACCGAATCCAGAATCATGTATAACTGTAGATGAGTGAATGAGAAGAGAACAGTAAGCATAGGCAGCCACCGACCCACTTTCCTGAAGCATCTTCCACGTTCCACCCTTTTTCTTGTCGTTTTTTACTCAATTTCCAAGATCTTAATTTTCTTTCAACAACTTTTTGGAACCTTCCTACCCTTTTAAACAATACCTTCTCTTGTTAATTCCCATTCTCATTCTCTATCTCCATGATTGAGGAATAGTGGACCTCCTTTTTTTTATATACTTATCTAATTAAGTGGTTAGTTGGTGCTCTCTCTCTCCATTAGGCAAAAAAATTACTTAAGCCAGTTGTTtgtttctattaaaaaaaatagaaataaaatagtaAAAATGAAGAAGAATTAATTAGAGAAGCATTCAGAATCTGCCACATCTAAATTGCCAGTCTTGATGATCATTTGCAAATATGGACAAGTATTAATTCAGAAATCTACACAAACGGTGTTGAATGTGGCCAATTTCCAGGCCCAATTGTTGTTAGCTAAACCAAGAAAGCCCAAATTTCAGCGTAACCACTAGTCTAGTGCCCATCGTAACATTTGCGAAGAGCAGGCACACTCGTGTCTCGAGAAATGCAATCTTTCTCAATTGCTGATCATATTTGACAAACATGTAAAAATGCGAATCCTGATGAACAAAACACCAATCCAATTGTCCACACAATCATCTTCCTCCGAAATTGTATCATGACTCAGTATACACAGCTCCGTTCAGTGTCCAAATAAAAAGAGCAAGATCAAACATTCTTCCTTTTTTCTTCATCTTCAGCTATTCAGAATAAGTTTTCTTGCCAGGAAGAGAAATTAGATCTCTCAGTTACAAAAACTGCTTGTTCCATACATCCCCCAGCTTTGTACTCCAAGATGTGAACTGCTGGTATCCATAATTGGATTTGAATCGCCCCACCAAGCCCTTTTCTAGGGTCCAAGAGTAGAAGAACCATAGTATGGCCAAGAAAATAATGCCTTTCATCCAATCTCTACATCCTTGCACATCTCATGTCCTCCTTGCCTTCACTGAAAAATCTAGGACTCTAATGGATTTAATCCAActgatttcaattttaaattatgcttaataaaatctttaaaaaaaattctagATAAGTATGTGATAACCGATATTAATTAACATATTTTCtgttcccatccttcttcttggaCTGAGCCTTGTAACTACCACTAGCACCAATATTTTCCTTCTTGAAATTCAGTGATTTTGCTACCATAGCCAGTGAGTTATCCACACCATCAACACTAAGAGTACTGACTTCCCTTTGTTTCTCCGGGCTAGGGACCATAGAATATATGCTCTATTCACAAAGGGAAAAGTATCTGGTTCCTGACATGGTCATAGGAGTTATTTAGTCCCACAAGGAACTGAATAACCTTGATATTATTGTCCATTTGCGCTAATTTCTTAGCAGCTCCACAACTACAGATTGGTAATGAACTCAGACATGTCAATTCGTCTCATAGTTTCTTCAATTTAGTGAAGTCCAGACATATTTCCTTGATTAAAACCACATATCTCTTTATTGATCTAATAAAGTTGTCGCCCATTGCTCTCACCGAATCTCGGAGCTAACTCCTCCCATGGATCCTTAGCAGTTTTCACATAAAAAAAAGCCTCAACTATATCCTTTGAGATTGAATTTAGAATCCAGGAGATGACCATACTGTCCACTTTTAATCATTTCTCACACAttgataataaattggtatgtgtccgcaagtgcacgggtccagtagtatagttttaaaaataatatcgttctcacagggaattgtgcttaaattggaaataaaaggataaggtaattagaatggtaaaatttaaagatattaaaaatgaaatttaaaatttcatattggTATTTGAGGtatttaaactaaatcaaacaattaactaaattaattaaaatagattaccaaaatttaaattgaaattgctatttatgaaatttgaaggaattaaatctaaattcaataaaaattaaagtgactcTAGAGATAGGATttccaatattgtttgcatgtggtttatccccaatttagccaaacacatgagaattgcaattttgagggaaatcaattcttagttctttaaaacctttttcaagcatttcaaagttggtgttcattaaatcaaaccctgttttcacggtatttcaaacctaacaaaaacccaattaaatttctaattgattttggaaagtccccttaatcctcttagcttatctctaacaccaagaaaactaagtttattgcaagattatatatcccaaacattcacttttcagtccatctgtcaaggattaaagcttaacttaatgagggcccattcatcaagcaaggcaacaagctcacaagcaataaatcaaaatgcaacaaatctcatttaaatgactaaatcagttcaaaaccacaatacaaaataatatttacaaacccatctctaaaatctcaaatatctactcacaaataatagttttaagacaaacccaagtgtagaaatgaataaatattaaaaaactaagctaaggaatagaaaaacccagtaGAATGATAAAGTATCAGCTGCTGGAGAGTTGCAGAAATGTCCTCTGCTGCTACTTGCCAAACCAGATGTGCCCTTCTTCCTCTCcttttttcttgccaaaaatctctctctctctttctccttatggaaagaaatagataaaggggcttttatatggttcagagatctgccctagaatgggtaaaaaggtaaAAGATTCCAGAGAAAATGAGGTATTAAATCAGAGGAACGAAAATGCTACGTCAGCCATTttcagtaaaaacgacataagctgaatcggttgtgtcgcgggttgtgtcgctctcggcctctTTAACTcaactttaaaatttttttgcaATTCAACACTAATTTCTTCCAAATGACTGCTCtaatcaaaatacaccaaatttctccaaatttaacctacaaaacaaataaattccataaattaaactaagaagtgtaaaattataaaattgactaaatatatgttaatatctacagtaatagctatgaacaaggataaattatgtgcaaaaattacacctaaatgatgaaataaaatgcatgcatcaaattcccccatactcaaactcttgcttgtccccaagcaaaatttcattaaaactcatttggaagggaataaaatcagtctttgaaaacacaaaaatcactaatccaaaccaccaacttacctctagccaccaacattccaaattcccaccagcgaagcacaaagaatgaagcaatcactctcaataattacagaatagctaagaattaaccaatcaacccaagcaacaaataccaaccagctacaagagtcaattatgccaaaacaaacctaaatgaaatagatagccaatgtgtctcaattagatggtgagtaatgtatggaagattatattgcaaaatccatatgcaagcataaaagatctaactccactaatgtaacaagcatttttcaaagaatcattaggtctttttaagggttgttatggggtcaaatagggtaaaattgtggttaacaaagaaagggaataaggcaaacaaaatatgagaataatattaatcataaaACTCAAAGcgcatccattttttttttttaaatcaagaggaaagaaattcatgatgaatctcaagtgctatcacaatgattatataaagggactacttttatacttttttatttttttatattttttttatatttttttttattttttaatttttttttattttgtatgtgtctctatttcatgtcacaaccaaaattacctttgggatattttggtgaccccttttttttatcaacttttcacgattactctagcacttttcaagatgtttcaatcctccaagttttttttttatatcattattattattattatttatgcacttaattgctaaaatattattctcataaataggtggtagtgtttaggttttatggctaggtaaatgatttgggtttcaaagaaattagggaattaaggttcaagggggtttgcaagggttgaaataaaattaaggtaggttaaggctaaatgtgaggtttaaaaatatgaaggaatgcctaaatcatattcttatcaaatgcaagttaaaaatttcactttgaaagatctaagatacttgttctaggaatggtgaaacgacaatgaccattttcttccttaaaggcttattcagacactcaaaactcaaaataactaatcagaatctgcatacctagataaatatattaattttcagatattaagtaaaagaaagaataatgcttaagaaagaataatgcttaagaaaaaaataatgcttaagactttgtacccagctagaactttcattccactaaccatctaaaggcaagttggattgcttgaataagcagcttctggaattcaaagactggtttaaaaaatccaaaaattttaaatgaataaatggaatgcatgaatgtatgaatgtataatgaacctatatgcaactaagtacGCATAACTAAGTGTATGgagctatatgcagtgtatatatgtgaatatgtacaagtatgaagtaatgaatgagtatatcactatatgcaagtgaaaaggaaaaataatgtttgcaaaaaatttaccctttcccccatactcagaatgaacattgtcctcaatgttaaaagattgcAAGAAATGGGATAACTATATGTGCAATGGGTTCTCTCAAATATTGTGCAGAAAGTAGGTGGctaatatgtgcataaagaattattaccctgtgTCATAAGTGGTAGCACAACTTgtgctgaaaatgacacaagctgagataagaattgttacctcattgaaggtgcagccaatttaattaaataaaatttggacaACTGTTGCACTCATTACAAAAGAAATAGtggaatggaatccattaaagcaATTAAACTCAAAAGGTTGAAATAGGaaagttaagctcaaaaatataaCCATCAAGTAAAATTCCGAAGTAGCATATCATAGCAAGTGAGCAAAGTACTAAAGATTCAAAAAAATATATActttatgaggaactaaaaaaaataCTGAATAAGCAATGTTTCAAGTAAAGAAaagcaacacaagcaaaatattaattaaacagGCTACTaaaaacattaattaattaagcaactaaAATAAAGACATGAGGTATGTAAACTGAAAATAAAAGTTGGTCAGTCATGAATGATAactcctttgcccttgccatcttgtggaggtggtggtgctttTGGTGGTTGCTGTGGAGAAATAATGCTCAAAATGAGTGCCTGGTTAGTTTCTATCTGCTCTAGCTTAGCTCGCATGGCTTTCAACTCGTCTTGCATTTCAGCACTTCTATCCAAATATATATCAGCTAAATCCCTTAATGTTTGAAAAGAGACATCTGTCATTTGCCGAAAGGAGTAGATCtcatcactgagattctccaTAAATGTCAGAAGGGTTGCCATGGAGGGTCCAGAAGCTGTTGATGAAGCAGGTTGTGCAGCTGGTGGAGCCTGGCGTGGAGGTTGTGCATAAGGCTGCTCAGATGGTTGCTCAGATGATGAGGAGGAGCTAATTGCAGTAGGGGAGCCTGGTGGTGTTGCTGTTGGTGCCGAAATCTCATAAAGTTATGTAGCCTCATTTTTaatacaaaatttttggttggccaAATGAGGTCCATCCAAATATAGCAAGCCAGTTGTGACGGCAGCACACTTATGAACTTGAGGGTCAAAACCAAAATAATGTGCAATGGGTGTGACCAAACCTCCAAACACAATCTTACCAGTACCCCTAGTAGTTTGGCGGAGCACATGACGGCAAAAGTAATAACCAGGTGAAACCTTTTTACTAGTTTTGGCACACTACAAAAAAAATAAGTCATACTGAGACATTGTACCAACACTAGTTCCTCTTCCTAAAATTGTATTTGCAATTAATCTTTGAAGCAATCGCAAGGAGTGACTCTCAATTTTAGAGGCCTTACTGTGCCCAGGTTTAAAAACACCTGCTAAGGGTGCTATTTGCTGCTAAAATTCATGCCCATTATAGTCCCTTCTACTGGTAGGCATTTTAATCAAACCATCAGTGGGGAACCCGAATATATGATGAAAATCATCCATGGACAATACCCTATCTTGACCGAGGCATCTAAAGTTGATTGTCAAGTTATTATCCAATTCATATTTATGCTTACTAGTGGACAGGGAGGCCATGAATTCCTGCACTAGAGTGGGGTAAACCAGTTCCTGTTTATGAACAAATCTCACCCAACCCAAAGCATCCAACAAATTCTGCATTTCATCATATATATTCAAAGATTTAAGTGTAAACGCATCCAAATATCGAGTCTGAACCATTTCCCTAGTTTCAATTCTTGtcttatttttcttcatttcggcagtaGGCAATACCCATTGTTTGGCAGTAGGCACAGATGAAGGAATAGCGAAGTTACCTTTAGATTTCCCTGGGCGCTTTACCGCTGATCTCGGGATTCCACGACGAGCACCAGTGCACGGAAGTGGCGTTGGATCGTTAAGGCTGTGGGCTGTTCGGATTTCTTTCTCTTAGTGCCGCCTGTGGTTTTGTGTGGCTTAATActctttgctttcttcttcttgtaTGTAGCAATAGGGGCATCACCAGAATGGGTTGCCGACGAGTTAGCATTCATGGGTTGGGTGGGTTGAGGTTGCGGCGTAGGGTGTGAGGAATGGGGAGGGGAGTTTTCGAAGGAAAGAGGGGAATCGGGCATGTCAAAAATGGAAGAGAGGGGccgaaaaaga
The Hevea brasiliensis isolate MT/VB/25A 57/8 chromosome 15, ASM3005281v1, whole genome shotgun sequence genome window above contains:
- the LOC110637083 gene encoding leucine-rich repeat extensin-like protein 6, producing MRLLDFLMLLNFFLLIAATPPIQALDSRKLDENTVPAPTDQKCAPCTSSPPPPPPPSPCPPPPALPPPALPPPTPKKPPSSYCPPPPASFIYITGPPGNLYPIDNDFGGADRPTVAGLPFLVGCGLLGFLLRYGV